A portion of the Sandaracinobacteroides saxicola genome contains these proteins:
- a CDS encoding CBS domain-containing protein, with protein sequence MTIAAILRGKGSAVAHVSPDTGVADIVAMLNERRIGAVLVVESGHVVGVVSERDVVRGLATRGAAVLAERAATIMTAPVITIAPDESVVSAMELMTDRRIRHLPVVEADSLVGLVSIGDLVKRRIEQAEQEALALKDYISAG encoded by the coding sequence ATGACGATCGCGGCAATTTTGCGGGGAAAGGGCAGCGCGGTCGCGCATGTCTCGCCTGATACCGGCGTGGCGGACATCGTGGCGATGCTGAATGAGCGCCGGATCGGCGCCGTGCTGGTGGTCGAATCGGGGCATGTGGTGGGCGTGGTATCCGAACGCGACGTGGTGCGCGGTCTGGCGACGCGCGGCGCCGCGGTGCTGGCGGAGCGTGCCGCGACGATCATGACGGCGCCGGTGATCACCATCGCGCCCGACGAATCGGTGGTGAGCGCGATGGAGCTGATGACCGATCGGCGAATCCGGCATCTTCCCGTGGTGGAGGCAGATTCGCTGGTGGGGCTGGTTTCGATCGGGGATCTGGTGAAGCGGCGGATCGAGCAGGCCGAGCAGGAAGCGCTGGCGCTGAAAGATTATATCAGCGCGGGTTGA